Part of the Gracilimonas sp. genome is shown below.
AAAACGTAATCATGGCCTCTACCGAGGGTGGCGTTGAAATTGAAAAGGTAGCCGAAGAAACTCCAGAAAAAATTGTTAAGGAATGGGTTGAGCCGGGAATGGATCTCCAGCCAAATCAGGCACGTCGTATTGCTTTTGCATTAGGGCTTGAAGGAGATGCGCTCAAAAAAGGTATTAAGTTTGTACAGGCATTATACAAGGCCTACGAAGAGACCGATGCCAATATGTTCGAGATTAATCCATTGATTGTAACTCCGGACAACGAGGTTTACGCACTGGATGCCAAGGTGACTTTTGATGACAATGCGCTTTACCGTCATAAGGATCTTGCGGAGCTTAAAGATGAAGCTGAAGAAGATCCTTCGGAACTTGAAGCACAAAAATATGACCTTAACTACATCAAACTGGATGGTAATGTTGGGTGTATGGTAAACGGCGCCGGACTTGCGATGGCAACCATGGATATCATCAAGCTTTCAGGTGGCGAGCCGGCTAACTTCCTGGATGTAGGCGGTGGCGCAAATGTTGAAACCGTTAAGAATGGATTTCGCATTATTCTTGAAGATAAAAATGTGAAGGCGATCCTGATCAATATTTTTGGTGGAATTGTACGTTGTGATCGTGTCGCAAACGGTGTTATCGAAGCGGTAAAAGACCCTGAGATTGCCGAAAAAGTGAAAAATGTACCGATTATTGTACGTCTTCAGGGAACCAATGCAAAAGAAGCCAAAGAAATCATCGACAACAGTGATTTGAATGTGATTTCTGCTGTACTGCTTAAGGAAGCTGCTGAAGAAGTTTCGAAAGTGCTGGCTTAACAGTAGCAGCCGTCAAGAATTAAACAATTCTAAGCCTGATCTGTAAAAAGATCAGGCTTTTTTTATTTATAATGGTTTAACTATCATCTCATACACCGCCTATGAAACCATTTGATATAGAAATAACATCCATTTCAAAAGGACCTGAAGAGCTTACCTATCAGCTTCCGATAAATGCTACCGTTCAGAAGCAGGTGCCCGCTAAAAACCGCTCCGATTATTTTATAGCCGAATTGGAGAACAATGTGTTTTGGGTTGATAAGAAGAAAGACATCAACACGGAAATAAGCCATATTGTAATCTGTACAAAGAAAAAGAGCCAGTTTATAGAGAAGGATATGAAAGAGGTAATCATTGCCATTGCCTACGTTCTGGATGATTCGGTTACCTCAGATAAGACCTTAAATCTTCAAAAGATAAAATATGTAGCGGATGGCACTTGCTCTGCCACCAAAAAGTGGGGGATCTTCTAATTACTTACACGCTATGCAATAGTTTTGCGCTTACGTCTTCGTAGAACCTCTCGTACTCCTCAACCACTACATCCTGATTATATCTCTCGGCTTGCTTTCTGGCGTTGGCAGCCATCCTAGCATGAAGGTCTGCATCAGAAAGAATTTTGACTCCATACTCGGCCATACAGTCCACATCATCCAGGTCACACAGATATCCGGTTTCTCCATGAATATTTACTTCCGGTAGTCCGCCAATATTGGAACTGATTACCGGTACGCTGCAGCTCATGGCTTCCAGTGCGGCAAGTCCAAAGGTTTCCGAGCCGGATGGAATCAAAAACAGGTCAGCGATAGATAGCACATCTTCTACTTGCTCCAGCTTCCCCAGAAAGCGAACATGTTCACAAATTCCCAGGTCACGACATTGTTGTTCGGCTTTTTGCCGGTCAGGGCCATCTCCAACGAGTAATAATTTGGATTCAATACCGGATTCTAAAATCTTGGCAAAAACCGTGATTACCTCCGGTACCCGTTTCACTTTTCTGAAGTTGGAAACATGAACGATTACTTTTTCATCATTCGGACAAATCGCTTTCTTAAAGTGACTTTTATTAGATTTCTTGAAGCGATCCAGGTCAATGAAGTTGGGAATCACTTTTATATCCTGCTTTATGTTGAACCGTTCATAGGTTTCTTTTTTCAGATATTCCGAAACGGCCGTAACGCCATCACTTTTATCAATCGAAAATTCTACTACATGTTTATAACTTGGATCGCTGCCAACCAATGTGATATCCGTTCCGTGAAGAGTGGTAATCACCGGAACATGGCGGGCTTTTTCGGCCATAATTTGCTTGGCTAAATACGCGCTGGTTGCGTGAGGCAGAGCATAATGAACATGCAATAAGTCCAGATCCTGGTACTCAATCAGGTTTACCATTTGCGTTGCCAGGGCAAGATCGTAAGGAGGGTATTCAAATAACGGATAAGAATTGATGGACACCTCGTGGTAGGTAATACCGGTTTCGAAGGTATCGAGTCGGGCCGGCTTGGCATAACTCATCATATGGATATTATGGCCTTTTTTAGCCAGTGTTTTCGCCAATTCAGTAGCTACAACACCACTTCCGCCAAAAGTAGGATAACAGACAATTCCTATATTCATTCCAACAATTAAGGTTACTGGGTTAGATGTATTGAACTCAAAAATACATAAACTATTGCAGTGATTAGCAGCTCAACACAAGGTTTAACAGTTTGGTTTCAAACAAATTGATTTCCCTGTCGCCCAAAAGAAAAAACTATGCAAGCATTTCTTATACAAGCATTCATTTTTGTATATTTATGGATTGTAACAGCATAAAAAACGGCACACAATTCCTATGGCAGGACATTCGAAATGGGCGAACATTCGCCACAAAAAAGCTAAAGAAGACGCTAAGCGTTCTAAGATTTTTACCAAGCACATCAAGGAAATTACCGTAGCTGCCCGCGAAGGCGGCGGTGATGTGGATGGCAACCCCCGCTTATCCCTTGCCATCGAAAATGCCAAAGCCGATAACGTCCCTAAAGACAATATTGAAAGAGCCATTAAACGCGGTACCGGTGAGGATACCGGCGGAGCCAGCTATGAAGAAACCACTTTTGAGGGATACGGCCCCGGAGGCATTGCCTATTTTATCGAAGTCACTACCGATAATAACAACCGAACGGTAAGCGACATCCGCCACATTTTTACCAAACACGGAGGTAATATGGGCACCAATGGTTCCGTTGGTTATATGTTTGAACAAAAAGGTATGATTCAGGTACCTTCTGAAGGACTCGATGATGAGGAGTTTATGCTTGAAGCCATAGACGCCGGTGCTACCGATGTTGATACCGACGATGAAATGTTTGTGGTTTACACAACCCGTGAAGAACTTTTTGAGGTGCGTAATCGTCTTGAAGAGTCCGGGTTTGAAATAGAAAATGCTTCGTTAATACGGGAAGCCGTAACCGAAACTAAAGTAGATGAAGACACGGCCATCTCGAACTTAAAAATGATGGAAAAATTTGAAGAGAATGACGACGTCAACAACGTATTCACCAATATGTTGATGGATGATGAAACCGTTGCTCTCGCTGAAAACCTGTAATATAGAATGATCCGAACGTTTTCATACATAGCGCTTTTATTTTTGCTGACCGCTTCTGCGGTAACAGATGGCCGGGAAGCCAACAAAGCCTATGAGAACGGTGATTATAAGCAAGCGGAACAACTTTATCTTTCTGCGATTGAACAAGACCCTGATAACGCAAAGTTGTATTTCAACCTTGGAAATGCTCAGGCAAAACAAGGAAAAGTGGAAGATGCCATTCAATCTTATATGGAATTCAGAGGTTTGGCGGAATCGCCTGAAGATAAAGCCAAAGCAGAGTATAACATTGGCACCCTGCTTACTCAAGGGCAAAAATGGAAGCCTGCTGCTGCTCATTTCAAAAATGCCCTGAAGTTGAATCCGGATGATTTAGATGCAAAACATAATTACGAACAAGCTCTTGCCAAACAACAAGAGCAGGAAGAAGAACAGGAAGGGCAGGATCAGAATCAACAAAACCAGCCACCACCGGAACCGAGCGAATATGCCTTAGCCATGAAAGAACAAGCTGAGAAACTGGTGGCACAGCGCAAGTATTCCGAGGCGTATAATTTAATGCAACGCGCCCTCGATGCTGATGATACCGTTCGGGCTTTTAACGATTTCATCGAACGAATTAAGAATGTTTCAGATATAGACTCGAATTAACCATGAAGAAACTGATTGCTTTTATTTTTTCCCTTTTGGTTACAACCGCTGTTTTTGCACAATCTCAAACGGCTGAGGATTACTTCCACGGCGGTGCTCAGTCGTTCATACAGTCTGATTTGCAAGCTGCAATCGATCAGGTTCAAACCGGACTTAACCAATATCCGAATAACCCAAAGCTGAATGCCCTGATGCAAAAACTTCAGGAAGAACAGAAAAAGCAGCAACAACAGCAGAACCAGGATCAGCAGCAACAACAAAACCAGCAGAATCAACAACAGCAGGAACAAGAGCAGCAAAATCAGGAAGAGCAGCAGGAACAGGAAAATCAGGAGCAAGAGCAAAGTGAAGGGGAAGAACAGCAGGATCAAGATCCTCAGGAAATGAACCCCGAAGACCTGAACTCTCAGCAAATCAGTAAGGAAGATGCGGAGAAAATCCTGCAGGCCCTGGCCCAGAAAGAGAAAGAATTACTGAAAGAATTCAAGAAGAAAAAATCGGACGGAAGCGCCAAGCATGACAAAGATTGGTAAACGAACTCTTCTTCAATCCTTATTGATGGTTTTTGCCCTGGCTTGTTTTGCCACAAGTCAGGCACAGGATATAAATGTTGAAGCTTCACTCTCTGAGGTCAACATCTATTCCGGTGAACAGGTTAGATTACAGATTACCATTTCAGGTACCAGCATGGGATCGGTTGAGCAACCGGTACTTCCTGAAATTGACGGCCTTCGCTGGCTCAGAGGCAGTACTTCCCGTGGTCAAAAATATTCTCTCGTTAATGGAAGTCCCACCGTTACCTACACGTTCGGATATGCCCTGATTGCCCAAACAGCCGGCAGCTATACCGTTCCGGCCATAACGGTAAACGTAAATAATGAGACCTTTCAAACGGCTCCTATTGATTTTAAAGTACTGGATCCTTCAACCATCAACTCCGGCGATGCAGAACGGGCTCCCAATATTTATGTGCGACTGGAACCGAGCACCATGAACCCCGTTGTGGGGCAGCAAGTGATTGCCGATGTGGTGCTGTACTTCAAAAATGATATTGAGGTTTCTTCCTATCAACCAACACCGGGATGGAAGGCAGAGGGATTCTGGAAAGAAGAACTTGAATACCCACAGCGAGCTCAAACTACTTCGACCATTGTAAATGGCATTCGTTATCAACGAGCGCGATTGATTCAGTATGCTCTTTTCCCTACAAAATCTGGAGAACTGACACTGAGTCCGTTTGAGATTTCCGTGTCGGTTCGAAAACAGCGCAACTCCGATCCTTTTGGCCTGGGCTTTGGGCAGGAGCGGCTTAACATTGAATCTATCCCGGTAACTCTTGATGTACGGCCTCTTCCTGAAGCCCAAAACGCAGAATTTATCGGAGCTGTTGGTGATTTTGAAATCAGCAGGGAAATCTCTCCGAAAAACGCTTTTGTCGGGGAGACCATTGAAATCACTACCCGCATCACCGGAGCCGGGAATGTGCCTCTTGTAAATAAACCGGAATATGCTTTTCCCGAAGAACTTGAAAAGTATAATCCGCAGGAAGGTTCTACTATAGACCGAAGGAATCGCCAAATTTCCGGCACACGGACCTTTACGGATATCATCATTGCGCGGAATGAAGGCACCTTCACTATCCCCGAAACGCGAATTGCCCATTTTAACCCCAACTCCAACCGCTACGAAATTACCCGCTTGCCTGCATTAACCTTTACCGCCAAGCGCGATCCCAATGCAAGCACCGTTGCTCAAAATGATTTACGATTAGACGTTCAACCTATCACTGGTCTGGCCCAGTGGACAACGAGTTCCGGCACCCCACTGCATCAGAAGAGCTGGGTGTGGACGCTCATATTCTTCCCGATATTGCTAACGGCAGCGGCTTATGGATATAAGCAATATCACACTCGCATGAACACAGACACTGCTTTTGCCAGGTCCCGAACGGCTTCTGATACAGCCGCCAAAACCTTAACCAAGGCTGAACAAGCAACAGACATCAAAGAAGGGTATCACCTGATTGAAAAAGCTTTGGTACAGTTTATCACAGATAAACTGAATCTGCCCCCGGCCGGACTTTCACATAAGGATATCACCCGGGAAACAGAGCAGATTGCTGATGCAGAAATCACCGCTGAGCTGAAGCGGTTACTTACCAAGTGCGAAACCATTGCCTACGCTCCCAATGCCACTCAGGAAACCCTCGACTCTGACATTGAAAAGACAAAAGCATTAATCAAAAAAATAGGTAAGCTGGCATGAAGAAACTTTTGCTCTGCTCGGTTTGGCTTTTGTTTTCCTTTACGGCTTCGGTTGCACAGCAATCGCCTCAGGCCACGTTCGATGAAGCCAATACCCTTTTTGAAAATGGGAATCTCACTGAGGCCTTAACACTTTATCGGTCCATCGAACAATTGGGCCATGTTTCAGGAGCCCTTTACCTGAATATGGGGATTGCAGCCGTACAACTCGACTCCCTTGGCCTTGCCAAATTCTATTTCCTGAAAGCAACCGATTTCAATACCACGGCATCACGGGCAGAAACCGCCCTGGATTATGTGAACAGTCAGTTCAGCAGGCAATCAGCTATGCTGCCTAAGTTACCCTGGGATCGGGCGGTACAGTGGATCAATGAGGTGCCAACCGCTGCCGGGTTATTTCTCATAGGATTTATTATCACAACCGCCGGGTTGATCTTGCTATACCTAACCTGGTTCAACAAATTGAGCTTTCAGAATATTTCAAGCTACGTCATCGCATTAGTGATAGCGGGATCAACTTTAGCCGGATTGGCTTTCTATGCCGATTACGTTAATCAGCGGTACGATGCCGCCGTTTTGATTTCTAACTCCCAACGCGTATTGCAGGCCCCAAACCCAGATTCAACGCTGGAAAGTATCGCTTACGAGGGGTACGACCTGACCGTTGATCACTGGAAAAGCGAAGAACAACCTGACTGGCTTTATGTACGGCTCGGCAACGGCCAATACGGCTGGATTCAGGATAACGGAGTAAAAATATTATAAGCCCTCAATCCTCGCAGAAGTTTATACTACGCTTGATTATTTTTACGTATATAGGGGCTTCAAAATTCACACAGACAAAACACAAAATAATTCCTATTTATTAATGAGTACTACTCAAGAGTATATTGATCAGAATAAAGACAAATTTGTTGAAGAGTTATTTGATTTACTGAGAATACCCAGCGTCAGCACCGACTCCAGCAGAAAAGAGGAGATTAAGAAAGCGGCCGGATTTTTAGTCAGCCAGCTCAATAATCTGAACCTTGACACGGTAAAGACCTATGAGACTCCCGGCAACCCGATTGTGTATGCCGAGCACTGCCCTCATGATGATCGACCCACCGTATTAATTTATGGCCACTACGATGTTCAGCCTTCTGATCCTGAAGAGCTCTGGGATACCCCGCCATTTGAACCAACCATTAAAGACGGACTGATTTACGCCCGCGGAGCCAGCGACGATAAAGGCCAGGCTTTTACGCACGTGAAAGCAGTAGAATCTTTTGTAAAAACCGGACAGGAACTTCCTGTGAATGTGAAATTTATTCTGGAAGGAGAAGAAGAAATCGGCTCTCCCAACCTTGTTCCTTTTCTGGAAGAGCACCAGGAGTTACTGGCCTGCGACATGGTCCTTATTTCTGATACGGCCATGTTTGGGGAAGATCAGCCTTCCATTACCTATGGTCTGCGCGGACTGGCATACATGGAAATTGAAGTGGTTGGACCCAACCGCGATCTTCACTCCGGCGTATATGGCGGTGCCGTTGAAAACCCGGCGAATGTATTGTGTGAAATTATTGCCAAACTGAAGGATGAAGATGGAGTAATCCAGATTCCCGGTTTTTATGATGACGTAGTTCCCCTGACAGAAGCGGACCGTGAGGCTTTTGCTCAGCTCCCCTTCGATGAAGAAGAGTACAAGAAGACGCTGGATGTAGAAGCCCTACACGGCGAGAAGGGATATACAACGCTTGAACGATCTTCAGCCCGCCCGACCCTGGATGTAAACGGAATTTGGGGCGGTTACACCAAAGAAGGAGCTAAAACGGTGCTTCCCTCCAAAGCGAACGCCAAAGTTAGCATGCGCCTTGTGCCGGATCAGGATCCGCATAAGATTGCACAGTTGTTCAAAAAGCACGTGGAGTCGCTTGCACCCGATACCGTTAAAGTTACAGTTAATGAGCACCACGGTGGGTTTGCCTCCGTCACCGATCTTGACTTCTATGGCCTCAAAGCCGGGGCGCAGGCATTTGAAGATGTATATGAAACCGAAGCGCTGTTCTCACGCGAAGGTGGGTCCATTCCTATTGTAGCCGACTTCAAACGTGTTCTTGGGGTTGAATCTATCCTGATGGGCTTCGGGCTCACCAGCAATGCTATTCATTCTCCTAATGAGAATTTCTCGCTGAAAGACTTCCATCGGGGAATCAAAACCTCAGCCAGATTTTTAGAATTGCTGCCTGATTACGCTTCGTAAATAAGAAGTTCTTGGTAGCATTTATATTCTCAATGGAACACGGATAACATCGATATAACGGATTAAGGTAATCAATCACTTTATATCCGTGATTATCTGACCTATCCCTATCATCCGTGTTCTATTCCAATTTCTTTTTAGGTAAAAAAGAGTTGGCGAACCGCCATTTTTATGTCCTAAATATCCGTATCTAATACGATGGGCCGGCCTTGCTCAAAGTTATAGAGGGTGAGTCGGCGAAGGTTGTAGTAGCCTGTCCAGTAGTTCCTGAGGGCCTGAATGTAGCTTCGTCGGGCACTGTCCTTTTCATTTTGGGCAATAAACAGGTTTGTTACATCAATCTTACCAATCAGGTAGCGATTCTTGGCTACTTCATACCGCCGGTCAGCAATTACATCTGAAGTCTCTGCCAACTCAACCTGACTGCGAAGCTGTGAAAATTCCCGGACCGTACTGCGAACACTCAGATCAAACTGCAGCTTTTGGTAGGCAATGGTATTAGCCGTTGCTGCCTGCTGATTTCGGGCGGCCTGAATCTCGGCCGTGTTCTTTCCCCAGTTAAAAATGGGAATCTGAAATCCCACAGTAAAAAATTGGCGATTCTGCGGGTCGCTGTACACGTCACTGAAATCTTCCGCCGTTTGGTTCAACCCATAACTTGCCTGTAAAGAAGCTGAAAAACCGGCTTCTTTGCGGGCCTGGTCGTATGATTGATTGGCCTGAATTTCACTCAGCTCAAACTCCAGCGATGTACTGTTATTTTCCCGGGCCAGCTCCAGAGCCTTGTCTACATCAATGTTCAGATTGGGGGCTTCTTCCGGGATAATTACTTCCACTTCAGTTTCATCCGGGATTCCCAGTAACGCCTTGAAGTTTTCTTCTGCTCGCTGAAAGTTCAGGTTGGCTGTGGTTAGGGAGGTCTCTGCATTTCGAAGGGCAAGTTCACTTTGAAGAAGATCGTTTTCTGCAATACTGCCCACCTGGTAACGTCCCTGCGAAATATTATAAATAGAATCGTTGACGGTAACGTTGAACTCGGCCACCTCAACATTAATTTTTGCCAGCAGAAAATCGAAGAAGCTTTGTGTTACATTGAAGGCGAGGTCTTCCATGTCTTCCACATACTGTTTCTGCGCAATTTGATACCGAAGCGGTTCAATCTTATTTCTCCATTTCAGGCTATTGAACTGAAATAACGGCTGGAAGTAGGTTGCTACCAGCGGAGTACTTTGCCAGCGATAAATATTCTCTCCGTTAATTCCCCCATCAAACAAAATAAGCCGGTTGATACCACTCGACAGTGATAAGCGCCCCCCGGTAGGCATGATGTTTTGGTTGATGGAAAGATTCACCGAAGACTGTGACTGGCTTTCTTCCTGATAGGTCGTGGAACCGTCATCCAATCTGTTTGCGGTAATTGCCCGGCTATAGCTTGGGATGTCGCCATCTAAATCGAGGCTGGGAAGTAAATCAGCCCGAAAGGATTTATATCTCCATTTGGCCGAAACCAGCTCGAACGTAGCTGCACGTGCTAATGGACTGTTTTGCTTGGCAATTTCAATGCTTTCTTCAAGGGTTAATGTTCGCTGAGATTGAGCTTCCAGGTCCGAAGAAAAGAAAGCAAGGGCAATAATCAGAAATCCGAAAAAACGTTTATTCATGTCGTAATGCGTGTACAGGGTCGTGTTGAGCGGCTCGTTTGGCGGGGTAGTATCCGAAAACTACACCGATAACAAGTGCTACGCCGAATGAGATGAAAATGGAAATTGGGGTTACAATAGTGGCGATATCTGCGGTTGCTTCGATGGCATAACTGAAAGCCATCCCCAGAATAATTCCGATAAAACCACCGGTAATACTGATCGTCAGAGCCTCAGTGAGAAACTGAAGTTCAATGTCTTTTTTCTGAGCTCCAACGGCCATGCGCACTCCGATCTCACGGTAACGCTCCACCACCGAAGCGAGCATGATATTCATAATGCCAATACCTCCTACAATCAGTGAAATGGATGCAATGGAGGAAAGCACGATGTTAAAAATACGTTTGGTTCGCTGCTCCTGCTGCAATAGCTGTTCAGGAACAATAATCTCGAAATCGACCACATCATTATGCCGGCGCTGTAGCATTCTTGAAATTACATCTGCGATGGTAGCACTATATTTCGTATCCGTAACTTTCACAATGAGTTTATCCAGCTGATTGTAATTTCCATCGCCGGAGTTATTATTCCCTCCTCCTGAGCTGCTGATCATAGCGCCGCCCATAAATATTACAGACCTTCCCCCACTGCTTTGCAGGTCCTTACCAGTAAGTACAGCCCGGTTTTTAAACCTCAGCAGAACTGTTGTTGCCGGAGAATAAATATCCAGGTTAAAATTTCGGATGCCCAGGTTCTCGATGTTTTCTGTAGATACTTCTTTCTTCTCGATAACCCCAACCACGGTGAGCCATAGATGGCCTACCTTAATTTTCTTTCCAATCGGACTTTCACCGGCAAAAAACCGGGTTTTCACATCGTAGCCAATCACACAAACCGGGTCCGCATTCTTGATTTGAAGGTCGCTGAAGTTGCTTCCCTCAACAATGCCCAGGTTCGAGATGCCAAAATAATCTTTATTCACCCCAATGAGTTTCCCCGTCCGAATGCGAGCATCACGGATAAATGTTGTTTCGTACATGATTTCCGGGCTGAGCTTTTCAACCTGGGGGACCAGCTGCTTAATACTTTCAAGGTCTTCCAGGTTTAAGCCCGGAGAGAATTTTTTCTTCTCTTGTTTGGCTGAATTTTCATCACCCACATTTCCTTCGCGCTGCTCTACCACCGGTTGTACGATGACGTTATTAGTCCCCAAAAGCTCCATCTGCTGAAGCACTTCCTGCTGAGCGCCGGTACCTATGGCCAGCATCGCGATTACCGACGAAACGCCAAAAATAATGCCTAATGAAGTTAGAAAAGCCCGCAGTTTATTGCGTTGAATAGCCTCAAGGGCAATATCAAGATTGTAGAGTATTTTCTGCAGCACCGCTCAGTCCTTCTTTAGTTGGATGTGATTTCTTCTTCCAGGTATAATCGCTCAATGCCGGCTGTGTCTTGGGGAACCGACAAATAGATCACATCATCTATGGAAAGCCCGCGATGAACAATCACTTCATTTTCGTTCATAAGTCCGAGCTCAACTTCCTGCATTACCGGAGACAATCCGTCTTTTTTGAAGACAAAACTGGTTGAATCCTGCACGTGAATAGTTTCCAGCGGGATATACATGGCATCAGGCACGCGGTTTACAATTACCCGGTTGCTTGTGGTCATAGCCGGGCGCAAAACACTGTCGGTTTCTGCAATTTCGATGATAACCTCATACACTTTCGAGTCCGAATTGGGTCGTTGTTCCCCGATGTTGGCTACGCTGGTCACGGTTCCGTAAAGATTTTTATCGGGAATGGCATCCAGGCCTATTTCCACGTTTTGGTCTTTCGCTATTTTCTGAACATCGACTTCATTCACATAGGTAATAGACTCCATTACGGAAAAATCAGGAAGTTCAGCAACTGTTGGGTTCCAGGCACTGATATCACTACCCTCCGTCACTTTGCTGCCATCATAGTTTCGTTTGTAGATCACCATTCCCTGGGCCGGGGCTTTTACCGTAAACTGCTGTAGAAGCGACCTGATTTTATTTACTTCGTTTTGCTCTTCCTGCAAATCAGCTTCCACTTCACTCATCTGAGCTTCCGCTTGTTTTACCTTGGTGATGTAATTCTTTTTTTCCTGTGCCAGCTGTCGGCGGGCTTTATCAAGATCAATTTCAGCCTGACGCTGAACGGCCGGGGATTCATATTTGGATTGATCCACAGCAATCTGTCGCTCTTCCAGTGCATATTCCAGGTTAATGAGATTATCACGTGCTTGCGAAAGGGTAAGCGTACTATCCAGAGATACCTGGGTAACCTGAGACTGAGCCTGCTGAAGCTCAAGCATGGCATCCTGTAGGCGACCCGTAATTTCGGATCGGTCCAGCTCGGCCACAAAATCTCCCTCCTTTACGATGGTGCCTTCGGGTATCAGGCGCTGAATTTTCATATTGAATAAACGAATCTCACGTACTCCCTGTGGACCCTTAATTTCAACGGATTGCTTGGCTCGCAACTCCCCGGTAGTGGTAACATCTACTACAAATTCCCCTTTCTTCGGGGTGGTGGTAAGCTCTACGGTTTCGGATGATTCTCCTCCAAAAACAAACCAGGCGATCATGGAAAGCCCAATAATGATACCCGGAATCAAATACTTTTTCTTCATGTGATAACTAATTTAGAAATGAGCACGAATATACCCTTTTTACCTATTGACGAATATACTATGTAAATAGTTTTACAAGTACGCTAATGTATTGATTTTATTATCCTATTTCCTAAATAAAATCTATGATCCGGCTCTCATGCTTCAAAAAGCATCAAAGAAATGGGAAGGAGACGGTTGTAAAGATTGGCTCTCTTGAACAGGTAAATGTAAGCAGAAGCTATTCTTCTACCAGGGTGTTATCAACCAAACCTGTTTCCAGGTCATAGCTTTTCCCCGGCTGGGTGTTATCTAAAATCTCTTTGGGATCATTATTTTCATCTACGATAACAACCCGCGGCTTATGGTCTTTGGCTTCTTCGGGTGTCATTTCTGCATAGCTGATAACGATGATACGATCTCCAACCTGGGTCATTCTTGCAGCAGCTCCGTTCAGGCAGCAAACACGACTTCCTCTTTCGCCAGGAATGGTGTAAGTCTCCAGGCGCGAACCGTTAGTGATATTCAACACCTGCACCTTTTCGTAAGGCAACAGGTTGGCTGCATCCAATAAATCCTGATCGATGGTAATGCTACCTTCGTACATCAGGTTGGCTTCGGTTACCGCCATTTGGTGCAATTTTGATTTAAACATCGTGATTTTCATCGTACTTCACTCAGAGATCTAAAATTATATTATCAATCAGGCGCGTTTTACCTAAATAAGCAGCGCCGGCAAGGATATATGTTGTGCCGGACTCCAATTTTTGAACCGGTTGCATATTATCCATGGAAAACACATTAAGATAATCATTTTTGAAGC
Proteins encoded:
- a CDS encoding tetratricopeptide repeat protein; translation: MIRTFSYIALLFLLTASAVTDGREANKAYENGDYKQAEQLYLSAIEQDPDNAKLYFNLGNAQAKQGKVEDAIQSYMEFRGLAESPEDKAKAEYNIGTLLTQGQKWKPAAAHFKNALKLNPDDLDAKHNYEQALAKQQEQEEEQEGQDQNQQNQPPPEPSEYALAMKEQAEKLVAQRKYSEAYNLMQRALDADDTVRAFNDFIERIKNVSDIDSN
- the bshA gene encoding N-acetyl-alpha-D-glucosaminyl L-malate synthase BshA produces the protein MNIGIVCYPTFGGSGVVATELAKTLAKKGHNIHMMSYAKPARLDTFETGITYHEVSINSYPLFEYPPYDLALATQMVNLIEYQDLDLLHVHYALPHATSAYLAKQIMAEKARHVPVITTLHGTDITLVGSDPSYKHVVEFSIDKSDGVTAVSEYLKKETYERFNIKQDIKVIPNFIDLDRFKKSNKSHFKKAICPNDEKVIVHVSNFRKVKRVPEVITVFAKILESGIESKLLLVGDGPDRQKAEQQCRDLGICEHVRFLGKLEQVEDVLSIADLFLIPSGSETFGLAALEAMSCSVPVISSNIGGLPEVNIHGETGYLCDLDDVDCMAEYGVKILSDADLHARMAANARKQAERYNQDVVVEEYERFYEDVSAKLLHSV
- a CDS encoding SH3-like domain-containing protein, translated to MKKLLLCSVWLLFSFTASVAQQSPQATFDEANTLFENGNLTEALTLYRSIEQLGHVSGALYLNMGIAAVQLDSLGLAKFYFLKATDFNTTASRAETALDYVNSQFSRQSAMLPKLPWDRAVQWINEVPTAAGLFLIGFIITTAGLILLYLTWFNKLSFQNISSYVIALVIAGSTLAGLAFYADYVNQRYDAAVLISNSQRVLQAPNPDSTLESIAYEGYDLTVDHWKSEEQPDWLYVRLGNGQYGWIQDNGVKIL
- a CDS encoding YebC/PmpR family DNA-binding transcriptional regulator, giving the protein MAGHSKWANIRHKKAKEDAKRSKIFTKHIKEITVAAREGGGDVDGNPRLSLAIENAKADNVPKDNIERAIKRGTGEDTGGASYEETTFEGYGPGGIAYFIEVTTDNNNRTVSDIRHIFTKHGGNMGTNGSVGYMFEQKGMIQVPSEGLDDEEFMLEAIDAGATDVDTDDEMFVVYTTREELFEVRNRLEESGFEIENASLIREAVTETKVDEDTAISNLKMMEKFEENDDVNNVFTNMLMDDETVALAENL
- the sucC gene encoding ADP-forming succinate--CoA ligase subunit beta, whose protein sequence is MKIHEYQAKEILEKYNVAVPAGIATTTVEETVEAAKKLKEDGASLFVVKAQIHAGGRGKGRTKKNNAKGVVLCKSIDEVKEAAESLLGDVLVTIQTGEEGQLVQRLYVTDGVDIKSEFYLGILMDRAVSKNVIMASTEGGVEIEKVAEETPEKIVKEWVEPGMDLQPNQARRIAFALGLEGDALKKGIKFVQALYKAYEETDANMFEINPLIVTPDNEVYALDAKVTFDDNALYRHKDLAELKDEAEEDPSELEAQKYDLNYIKLDGNVGCMVNGAGLAMATMDIIKLSGGEPANFLDVGGGANVETVKNGFRIILEDKNVKAILINIFGGIVRCDRVANGVIEAVKDPEIAEKVKNVPIIVRLQGTNAKEAKEIIDNSDLNVISAVLLKEAAEEVSKVLA
- a CDS encoding BatD family protein, translated to MTKIGKRTLLQSLLMVFALACFATSQAQDINVEASLSEVNIYSGEQVRLQITISGTSMGSVEQPVLPEIDGLRWLRGSTSRGQKYSLVNGSPTVTYTFGYALIAQTAGSYTVPAITVNVNNETFQTAPIDFKVLDPSTINSGDAERAPNIYVRLEPSTMNPVVGQQVIADVVLYFKNDIEVSSYQPTPGWKAEGFWKEELEYPQRAQTTSTIVNGIRYQRARLIQYALFPTKSGELTLSPFEISVSVRKQRNSDPFGLGFGQERLNIESIPVTLDVRPLPEAQNAEFIGAVGDFEISREISPKNAFVGETIEITTRITGAGNVPLVNKPEYAFPEELEKYNPQEGSTIDRRNRQISGTRTFTDIIIARNEGTFTIPETRIAHFNPNSNRYEITRLPALTFTAKRDPNASTVAQNDLRLDVQPITGLAQWTTSSGTPLHQKSWVWTLIFFPILLTAAAYGYKQYHTRMNTDTAFARSRTASDTAAKTLTKAEQATDIKEGYHLIEKALVQFITDKLNLPPAGLSHKDITRETEQIADAEITAELKRLLTKCETIAYAPNATQETLDSDIEKTKALIKKIGKLA